One window of Treponema denticola genomic DNA carries:
- a CDS encoding nucleoside kinase — protein sequence MASFKITFPDGTQKEFVHPVSARELVQYFPACPAPIVGIKVNNLVVPLNKTIDVQSNIEPVTLADREGSNFYRRTLCLILAAAAKELYPELRLLMGHSLDYGYYYTLEGKNSGKVDFKAIKAKMDEMVAQDMPIDTRWLSYEEALEKFEHSNQPETHRLLNYTSKPRILINRLGSYEDLYFQPLMDRIGEVKVFDVMPYEDGFLLRFPRTSSPTKLSEFKDIPHLFEIYKEYKQWGKLVGVSSVGQLNDLITSRKIKDYVEITEILQNNKLAEIAKKITAKKTARVILIAGPSSSGKTTSAKKLSMQLKVLGYIPKVISLDDFYLGIAKTPKKEDGRPDFECVEALDIELLNDVLLRLFKGETVEMPSYDFKVSGRRPEGKMFTPEKNTIFILEGIHALNDKLTAKIDESLKFKVYLSALTQLNLDDHNRIPTSDNRLIRRIVRDAQFRGSPASRTIGMWGDVRSGESKYIFPFQGNADAVFNTALDYELSVLKVYAEPLLKAVKPNQKEYNEASRLLTFLGNFLPLPASFVHGQSILREFIGDSDFSYS from the coding sequence ATGGCTTCATTTAAAATAACTTTTCCTGACGGAACTCAAAAAGAATTTGTTCATCCGGTGTCGGCACGCGAGCTGGTACAATATTTTCCTGCTTGCCCTGCTCCTATTGTAGGTATAAAAGTAAACAATTTGGTAGTACCCTTGAACAAAACCATCGATGTACAATCCAATATAGAGCCGGTAACATTAGCCGACCGTGAAGGCTCTAATTTTTACCGAAGGACTCTCTGTCTGATTTTAGCTGCTGCAGCAAAAGAACTATACCCCGAGTTAAGGCTTTTAATGGGACATAGCTTGGATTACGGCTATTATTACACCCTTGAAGGAAAAAATTCAGGTAAGGTGGACTTTAAGGCTATAAAGGCAAAAATGGATGAAATGGTAGCGCAAGACATGCCTATCGATACCCGTTGGCTTTCCTACGAAGAAGCCTTGGAAAAATTCGAACACTCAAATCAGCCTGAGACCCATAGACTTTTAAACTACACAAGTAAACCCCGAATTTTAATAAACCGTTTAGGCAGCTATGAAGACCTATATTTTCAGCCCCTCATGGATAGAATAGGTGAAGTCAAAGTCTTTGATGTAATGCCCTATGAAGACGGCTTTTTACTCCGTTTTCCAAGGACATCATCTCCTACAAAGCTTTCGGAATTTAAAGACATCCCCCATCTTTTTGAAATTTATAAAGAATATAAACAATGGGGAAAACTGGTCGGTGTTTCTTCTGTCGGACAGTTAAACGACTTAATTACCTCAAGAAAAATAAAAGACTATGTAGAAATTACCGAGATACTTCAAAACAATAAACTTGCCGAAATCGCAAAAAAAATAACGGCTAAAAAAACCGCAAGGGTAATCCTCATAGCAGGCCCTTCAAGTTCAGGAAAGACAACCTCGGCTAAAAAACTTTCAATGCAGCTTAAAGTTCTTGGGTACATACCTAAGGTTATAAGCCTTGACGATTTTTACCTCGGCATAGCCAAAACACCGAAAAAAGAAGACGGAAGGCCCGACTTTGAATGTGTTGAGGCTCTGGACATTGAGCTTTTAAACGATGTCCTTCTCAGGCTATTTAAAGGTGAAACGGTTGAAATGCCTTCCTACGATTTTAAGGTCAGCGGCCGCCGCCCTGAAGGCAAGATGTTCACTCCGGAAAAAAACACAATCTTTATACTTGAAGGAATCCATGCTCTAAACGATAAGCTTACGGCAAAAATAGACGAGTCATTAAAATTTAAGGTCTACCTTTCGGCTCTAACCCAGCTTAATTTGGATGACCATAACCGCATTCCGACCTCGGATAACAGACTTATAAGACGTATAGTCCGAGATGCCCAGTTTAGAGGAAGCCCTGCTTCAAGAACAATTGGAATGTGGGGCGATGTAAGAAGCGGAGAATCAAAATATATTTTCCCCTTCCAAGGAAATGCCGATGCGGTCTTTAACACAGCCCTGGACTATGAGCTTTCAGTCTTAAAGGTTTATGCAGAACCTCTTTTAAAAGCGGTAAAGCCGAACCAAAAAGAATACAACGAAGCGTCGAGGCTATTAACCTTTTTAGGAAACTTTTTACCTCTTCCGGCCAGCTTTGTACACGGACAATCCATATTGCGCGAATTTATCGGAGACAGCGACTTTTCGTACAGCTAA
- a CDS encoding CarD family transcriptional regulator → MSKKFVFSAKEVVVYPGQGVGTITDITKKEIAGEVIDYYVIYLADSDMTVLVPITGIDNLGIRRIVTKAEAEAALKFLSEDFEPIPIDWKARYQMNMDLFKSGKILDTASVVRSLYQRSKTKELPIQERKLYDSAYRIFQDEIAAALKMTKTEVEAAIHLHLEPLGGPIEKFKDEYDDDDLIANDDERLDDDDMDDDDIEDSDYEDD, encoded by the coding sequence ATGAGTAAGAAATTTGTTTTTTCAGCAAAAGAAGTTGTCGTTTACCCGGGTCAGGGTGTCGGTACTATTACGGATATCACCAAAAAAGAGATAGCCGGAGAAGTTATAGACTATTATGTTATTTATCTAGCCGATTCGGATATGACGGTCTTAGTTCCCATTACAGGAATCGATAATCTGGGAATAAGGCGTATAGTAACAAAGGCAGAAGCTGAAGCCGCCCTCAAATTCCTATCCGAAGATTTTGAACCTATCCCGATAGATTGGAAGGCCCGCTATCAAATGAATATGGATTTATTTAAAAGCGGAAAAATCTTGGACACAGCCTCGGTTGTACGTTCCCTCTACCAGCGCAGCAAAACAAAAGAGCTTCCCATTCAGGAAAGAAAGCTTTACGACTCAGCCTATAGAATTTTTCAAGACGAAATAGCAGCAGCATTAAAGATGACAAAAACCGAAGTAGAGGCAGCTATACACTTGCACCTTGAACCGCTCGGCGGCCCAATCGAAAAATTCAAAGATGAATATGATGATGACGATTTAATCGCAAATGATGATGAAAGACTTGACGATGACGATATGGATGATGATGACATAGAAGATTCGGACTATGAGGACGATTAA
- a CDS encoding FKBP-type peptidyl-prolyl cis-trans isomerase, with amino-acid sequence MKFIKNFTLILCCACLFFAFTACKDKKAETEVSSENGAADEKEKISVTEEEVGYAFGVIIAQSVKQDGIKLNPKHILKGYNEAMAKDFKETGLSDAQMVLNKAFQMAQMEKAAKSLEEANAFLEKNKAKEGVMVTESGLQYEVLSNGKDDIHPNEDDEVEVNYIGKLIDETVFDDSYKSGSSVKIQLSRVIPGWKEGLQLMSAGAKYRLYVPPALAYGEQGIVQGSAVIIPGNAVLIFDIELVNILPKK; translated from the coding sequence ATGAAATTTATTAAAAATTTTACTCTCATTTTATGTTGTGCTTGCTTGTTTTTTGCGTTTACAGCCTGTAAGGACAAAAAAGCGGAAACTGAAGTTTCTTCCGAAAATGGTGCTGCCGATGAAAAAGAAAAAATTTCGGTAACCGAGGAAGAGGTCGGTTATGCCTTCGGCGTTATCATCGCACAAAGTGTAAAGCAAGACGGTATAAAACTCAACCCCAAGCATATTTTAAAGGGCTATAATGAAGCAATGGCCAAAGACTTTAAGGAAACCGGTCTTTCTGATGCTCAGATGGTTTTAAATAAGGCCTTCCAAATGGCTCAGATGGAAAAGGCCGCAAAATCGCTTGAAGAAGCTAATGCCTTTTTAGAAAAAAACAAGGCTAAAGAGGGTGTGATGGTTACCGAATCGGGTTTGCAATATGAAGTTCTTTCAAATGGGAAAGATGATATTCACCCTAATGAAGACGATGAGGTTGAAGTAAATTATATCGGAAAACTTATAGACGAAACTGTTTTTGACGATTCATATAAAAGCGGTTCAAGCGTAAAGATCCAATTATCAAGGGTTATTCCCGGTTGGAAAGAAGGCTTACAGTTGATGAGTGCCGGTGCAAAATACAGACTCTATGTTCCGCCGGCATTGGCTTACGGAGAGCAGGGGATTGTTCAAGGCAGTGCAGTTATAATTCCCGGAAATGCTGTCTTAATCTTTGATATTGAGCTGGTAAATATTTTACCTAAAAAGTAG
- the ispF gene encoding 2-C-methyl-D-erythritol 2,4-cyclodiphosphate synthase, with the protein MRTGLGYDLHRLVRGKKLMIGGVHIPFKKGEKAHSDGDVLLHAITDALLGACGMGDIGEFFPPSDKKWKDANSAELLSTVWKKISEAGWKIQNIDCVIIIEEPKILPFREEIRKSIANILKIEKEQIFIKAKTGEGIGIIGKGKAVAALASCLIFCRHTQE; encoded by the coding sequence ATGAGGACAGGTCTAGGCTACGACTTACACCGCTTAGTTAGGGGAAAAAAACTTATGATAGGAGGCGTTCATATTCCCTTTAAAAAAGGGGAAAAAGCCCACTCCGATGGAGATGTACTCCTTCATGCTATTACAGATGCCCTCCTTGGAGCCTGCGGTATGGGAGACATAGGAGAGTTTTTTCCGCCAAGCGATAAAAAGTGGAAGGATGCAAATTCTGCAGAACTCTTATCAACAGTCTGGAAAAAAATAAGCGAAGCAGGATGGAAAATCCAAAACATTGACTGCGTAATAATAATCGAAGAACCAAAAATCCTCCCCTTCAGAGAAGAAATAAGAAAATCAATTGCAAATATTTTAAAAATAGAAAAAGAGCAAATTTTTATAAAAGCAAAAACCGGAGAAGGCATAGGAATAATAGGAAAAGGCAAGGCCGTTGCCGCCCTTGCCTCATGCCTTATCTTTTGTCGGCATACTCAAGAATAA
- a CDS encoding efflux RND transporter periplasmic adaptor subunit produces the protein MQDTKQKNKKIILIIAAAIIILLIVWILFLPKKGTEEISQTVTVTKEVIQDVIQVSGYIQPAQQQNLHSPGEGLIKKVAVKEGDTVKKGDLIFALDNTYQAFQVAKQEFAIEKEKLQGYSKNLELMKLELESLKRALRDRSVYAKFDGIVVSFDLTEGSYVMPKDNFGVIIDRSFFKSTVDVSEGDVPRLKVGQKVLLSFQALGDEKVEGRVTYHSSIAKSGSQRGATVIETKIVVDKLPENVLPGYSFSGNIIAGEDEEVLLLDQMALSYDKGEPYVERVLENGKIERVNVEVEAYTQGTVKVLSGLKEGDTLRVKPPKW, from the coding sequence ATGCAGGATACAAAGCAAAAAAATAAAAAGATTATTTTAATTATTGCTGCCGCAATAATTATACTTTTGATAGTTTGGATTCTTTTTTTACCCAAGAAAGGAACTGAGGAGATTTCTCAAACGGTTACGGTAACTAAAGAAGTAATACAGGATGTCATTCAAGTTTCAGGTTATATTCAGCCTGCTCAACAGCAAAACCTTCACTCACCGGGCGAAGGTCTTATAAAAAAGGTTGCGGTTAAAGAAGGCGACACCGTAAAAAAAGGAGACCTTATTTTTGCCCTTGACAATACCTATCAGGCTTTTCAAGTTGCAAAGCAGGAATTTGCTATTGAAAAAGAAAAATTGCAAGGCTATTCTAAAAACCTTGAACTTATGAAACTGGAGCTTGAATCTTTAAAGAGAGCCTTACGGGATAGAAGCGTTTATGCAAAGTTTGACGGCATAGTCGTTTCTTTTGATCTTACCGAAGGTTCATACGTTATGCCCAAGGATAATTTCGGGGTGATTATAGACCGCTCCTTTTTTAAGTCTACTGTCGATGTTTCCGAAGGAGATGTTCCGCGGTTAAAGGTAGGGCAAAAAGTTTTACTCAGCTTTCAAGCTCTCGGTGATGAAAAAGTGGAAGGCCGTGTTACCTATCATTCTTCAATCGCTAAGTCCGGCTCCCAAAGGGGTGCAACTGTGATAGAAACAAAGATAGTTGTCGATAAGCTTCCCGAAAATGTTTTACCCGGTTATTCTTTTAGCGGAAACATTATTGCCGGTGAAGATGAAGAAGTTTTGCTTTTGGACCAAATGGCTCTTTCCTACGATAAGGGCGAACCATACGTTGAAAGAGTTCTTGAAAACGGCAAGATTGAAAGGGTTAATGTCGAAGTTGAAGCCTATACTCAAGGAACGGTAAAAGTTTTATCCGGCTTAAAGGAAGGCGATACCTTGAGGGTGAAACCTCCTAAGTGGTAA
- a CDS encoding SpiroCoCo family coiled-coil protein, with amino-acid sequence MNDILFNLITLVICIGVIIAFRQSDKNNRSIEKAKKYGDKIKEDLEAFVNEKNSTLSDLSTELGVQQSKAIATVKRLDDLRAMFLEQTETVEARASAIQDIDRYITESGQTIQKLMDMTALAEKNLMEITREADFVDSLAKSINAARAQLNNLTESIPELKQNFAAEADAKLSEYKSKILDEMGLVINDVENRLASAQRDTGELLEVTSIKLQDLYKEAYNSAADKAGALQEAAFAKLKEETAERVQSYRKEFEETAAEIEAQMDDNLNRTRQMASEFKTEWETQAKDYLAQMQSDFSQTEENISLRINSISERLKEAEDSVSVRSDALSSDLSQTEATMRSQFNSLAANFQDNVNSLSKFTDKKLNEFKIQTEERFSKFEKAIENVDSLKEEIEKSQALIKNEMTAEFSSYVNAAKQNQQNFFNDFAANSEKIRERIKTIDAGIDDLKAKAYANVSEKLKMFEDDFFADLAKRSEAINLSFDQWKDDVSANMTLLASENESARKDLEEKYKAELRVRLGQAAEEYKALFAKLDEKVKDVEAGLNSRVSAMDGTVEQYIESFRADVDQIKAKASQQLENELASYKEQVREAVSNQNAELENTSKGLQERLLSIREESEAKFETIKKDFETWKSRTDQQFTDARSFFDEKITNFAGLTENGIKNLDAKYNAQYKDFIAKSGDAFNGIQAKLNAVDAKVASANKAIDEHASEVTTRFNAEAEKLNEVINKRIQDAASEAEQSVQGINDMILEVRSRLDETQEKVREKIQADADRLNSLIEEIDKKQNDFITQTKVFERADELKEGLEKDIASLKNEVTKFEVYRNAMEDLSLQYDKVTHLEEEAKQKVSRFMNERKNIELLEGEFIKLNTLSDSMDKKIIELTAVNDDLQQYQVQIRKLEEGIGDVNTRYERLEKKEAVLNQTLESIDSAFENLKTLESDIKQFKTEVSVIPPEMEKIKVTLETLLSNQGRAEAVCEKIESVDSTLEELNSKMDNLKQARSWLAATETRLKEISDESEAQLKLMADLFKGEKPERNESGSPSLNVQENVLKLSRQGWKNNEIAKALNLSLGEVDLILEYADKR; translated from the coding sequence ATGAATGATATTTTATTCAATCTTATAACATTGGTAATTTGTATAGGTGTTATTATTGCTTTTAGACAAAGCGATAAAAATAACCGATCCATCGAAAAAGCAAAAAAATACGGAGATAAAATAAAGGAAGATCTCGAAGCTTTTGTAAATGAAAAAAATTCTACTTTAAGCGATCTTTCCACGGAATTGGGAGTGCAGCAAAGTAAGGCTATTGCTACAGTAAAGCGACTTGATGACCTCCGTGCCATGTTTTTAGAACAAACCGAAACGGTAGAAGCGCGTGCTTCCGCCATTCAGGATATTGACAGATATATTACTGAATCAGGACAAACAATTCAAAAACTTATGGATATGACGGCCTTGGCAGAAAAAAATCTAATGGAAATTACAAGGGAAGCGGATTTTGTCGATTCTCTTGCAAAATCGATTAACGCTGCAAGGGCTCAGCTGAATAATCTTACTGAAAGTATTCCGGAATTAAAACAAAATTTTGCGGCCGAAGCCGATGCTAAATTAAGCGAATATAAAAGCAAAATATTGGATGAAATGGGCCTTGTAATCAATGATGTTGAGAACCGCCTTGCCTCGGCTCAAAGGGATACGGGCGAACTCTTGGAAGTAACATCAATTAAGCTCCAAGATTTATATAAAGAAGCCTATAATTCTGCAGCAGACAAGGCAGGTGCCCTTCAGGAAGCTGCCTTTGCTAAGTTAAAGGAAGAAACTGCAGAAAGGGTTCAAAGCTACCGCAAAGAATTTGAAGAGACCGCTGCAGAGATTGAAGCTCAGATGGATGACAATTTAAACCGGACAAGGCAGATGGCCTCCGAATTTAAAACGGAGTGGGAAACTCAGGCAAAGGACTATCTTGCTCAAATGCAGTCGGATTTTTCACAGACCGAAGAAAATATTTCTTTACGAATAAATTCCATATCCGAAAGATTGAAGGAAGCTGAGGATTCAGTTTCGGTACGCTCGGATGCTCTTTCTTCCGATTTAAGTCAAACGGAAGCTACGATGCGTTCTCAATTTAATTCTCTTGCTGCCAATTTTCAAGATAACGTAAATTCTCTTTCTAAATTTACGGATAAAAAATTGAATGAATTTAAGATTCAAACTGAAGAAAGGTTTAGCAAATTTGAAAAGGCTATTGAAAACGTCGACAGCTTAAAAGAAGAAATCGAAAAATCTCAAGCCCTTATTAAAAATGAAATGACGGCAGAATTCTCCTCTTACGTAAACGCAGCCAAGCAAAATCAGCAAAACTTTTTTAACGACTTTGCTGCTAATTCCGAAAAAATACGCGAGCGGATAAAGACTATAGATGCCGGTATCGATGATTTAAAAGCAAAGGCCTATGCAAATGTTTCGGAAAAACTAAAAATGTTTGAGGACGACTTCTTTGCGGATCTTGCAAAGAGGAGCGAGGCTATTAATCTCAGCTTCGACCAGTGGAAAGATGATGTTTCTGCCAACATGACTCTTCTTGCTTCTGAAAACGAATCGGCAAGGAAAGATTTGGAAGAAAAATATAAGGCAGAGCTGCGTGTAAGGCTCGGTCAGGCAGCCGAAGAATATAAGGCTCTTTTTGCAAAACTGGATGAAAAGGTCAAAGATGTTGAAGCCGGTTTAAATTCACGGGTTTCTGCAATGGACGGCACTGTAGAACAATATATAGAATCTTTCCGTGCAGATGTAGATCAGATAAAAGCAAAGGCTTCTCAGCAGCTTGAAAACGAACTTGCTTCATATAAGGAGCAGGTTCGAGAGGCTGTATCCAATCAAAATGCAGAGCTTGAAAACACTTCAAAGGGCCTGCAAGAAAGACTCCTTTCTATCAGAGAAGAATCGGAAGCCAAGTTTGAAACAATTAAAAAGGATTTTGAAACTTGGAAAAGCCGCACGGATCAGCAGTTTACGGATGCCCGCTCATTCTTTGATGAGAAGATTACAAACTTTGCCGGTTTAACGGAAAATGGCATTAAAAATCTTGATGCCAAGTACAATGCTCAGTACAAGGATTTTATTGCAAAGAGCGGGGATGCCTTTAACGGTATTCAGGCTAAGCTTAATGCGGTTGATGCTAAGGTTGCATCTGCAAATAAGGCCATTGATGAACATGCTTCCGAAGTTACAACCCGCTTTAATGCTGAAGCAGAAAAACTTAATGAAGTTATCAACAAAAGAATTCAGGATGCCGCTTCTGAGGCAGAGCAGTCGGTGCAGGGTATCAATGATATGATTCTTGAAGTAAGAAGCCGCCTTGATGAAACTCAAGAAAAGGTTCGCGAAAAGATTCAAGCCGATGCAGACCGCCTGAATTCGCTTATAGAAGAAATAGATAAAAAACAAAATGACTTTATTACACAAACCAAGGTCTTTGAAAGGGCTGATGAATTAAAAGAAGGTTTGGAAAAAGACATTGCTTCTCTTAAAAATGAGGTTACTAAATTTGAAGTTTACAGAAACGCAATGGAGGATCTGTCTCTTCAATATGATAAGGTTACTCATTTGGAAGAGGAAGCAAAACAAAAAGTCAGCCGCTTTATGAATGAGCGCAAAAATATTGAGCTTCTTGAAGGCGAGTTTATAAAGCTTAATACTCTTTCCGACTCTATGGACAAAAAAATTATCGAGCTTACTGCCGTAAATGATGACTTACAGCAATACCAAGTTCAAATCAGAAAACTTGAAGAAGGTATCGGTGATGTAAACACCCGCTATGAAAGGCTTGAGAAAAAAGAAGCCGTATTAAATCAAACTCTTGAAAGCATTGATTCCGCTTTTGAAAATTTAAAAACTCTTGAGTCGGATATTAAACAATTTAAGACTGAGGTAAGTGTAATCCCTCCTGAGATGGAAAAGATAAAGGTAACGCTTGAAACTCTTTTATCAAATCAGGGCAGGGCAGAAGCCGTTTGCGAAAAGATTGAAAGCGTAGATTCTACATTGGAAGAGTTGAATTCCAAGATGGATAACCTAAAACAGGCCAGAAGCTGGCTTGCCGCTACCGAAACCAGATTAAAAGAAATTTCCGACGAGTCGGAAGCTCAGCTAAAGCTGATGGCGGACCTTTTTAAGGGCGAAAAACCCGAAAGGAACGAAAGTGGAAGTCCGTCATTAAATGTGCAAGAAAACGTACTAAAATTGTCCCGCCAAGGCTGGAAAAACAACGAGATTGCAAAGGCTTTAAATTTATCTCTCGGGGAAGTAGATCTTATTCTTGAGTATGCCGACAAAAGATAA
- the mazG gene encoding nucleoside triphosphate pyrophosphohydrolase, protein MENSQLIESFEALFNVIKRLRGPGGCPWDIAQTPMSMRKSLLEEAYEAADAIEEHHSTGQKAEHVKEELGDILLNVLMISYMYEQEGLFSTADIMKNLTEKLIRRHPHVFGETEGYEGPESDKKASTPESVLNQWENIKEKIERPKTESILDSIPKNFPPMLKALKISKKAAKAGFEWTEIGGLIKKMEEETAEFAEAVKSGSEAEIEDEIGDIFFVAVNAARFLKIDPEMALMHANKKFERRFRFVEAEMKKNGLELLPENGKKMEEFWNKAKLEERAKN, encoded by the coding sequence ATGGAAAATTCACAACTGATTGAGAGCTTTGAAGCTCTTTTTAATGTAATCAAAAGATTAAGGGGGCCGGGAGGCTGTCCATGGGATATAGCCCAAACCCCTATGAGTATGCGCAAGTCCCTTTTGGAAGAAGCCTATGAGGCAGCTGACGCAATAGAAGAACACCATAGTACCGGACAAAAGGCCGAGCATGTAAAAGAAGAACTCGGCGATATTCTTTTAAATGTACTGATGATTTCGTATATGTACGAACAAGAAGGTCTTTTTTCTACTGCCGATATTATGAAAAATCTTACCGAAAAGCTGATAAGAAGGCATCCCCATGTTTTCGGGGAAACGGAAGGCTATGAAGGGCCTGAAAGCGATAAAAAAGCATCGACTCCCGAATCCGTTTTAAACCAATGGGAAAACATAAAAGAAAAAATAGAAAGACCCAAGACCGAATCAATTTTGGATTCCATCCCTAAAAATTTTCCGCCGATGCTAAAGGCCTTAAAGATTTCAAAAAAGGCAGCAAAAGCCGGTTTTGAATGGACTGAAATCGGCGGCCTTATCAAAAAGATGGAAGAAGAAACGGCCGAATTTGCCGAAGCCGTTAAATCCGGCTCGGAAGCAGAGATTGAAGACGAAATAGGAGATATCTTCTTTGTTGCCGTCAATGCCGCCCGTTTTTTAAAAATAGATCCCGAAATGGCTTTGATGCACGCAAATAAAAAATTTGAAAGGCGATTCCGGTTTGTCGAGGCTGAAATGAAAAAAAACGGCCTTGAGCTTTTACCTGAAAATGGTAAAAAGATGGAAGAATTTTGGAATAAGGCAAAGCTTGAAGAAAGGGCTAAAAATTAG
- a CDS encoding IspD/TarI family cytidylyltransferase has protein sequence MRTIKSLGFAAVVTAAGKSQRMNLNTKKEYLRLPEYGEGVTVLSECLLKFLQTKLFNVLVITVPEKDISTVNNLIFNDKRIEEELAGRQTKIILTSGADTRQASVFNALIKLEEIKEKYQEDFKYVLIHDGARPWISPELIKGICSSVKKHEAVIPGYQAVDTQKIADKSGKITQHLKRSSVYSVQTPQGFNFEKILSAHKNAADNEKDYTDDSEIYAEFAGDVFICTGEVSNKKITFKEDIK, from the coding sequence ATGAGGACGATTAAAAGTTTAGGATTTGCCGCCGTAGTAACTGCAGCAGGCAAATCCCAACGGATGAATTTAAATACAAAAAAAGAATATTTAAGATTACCTGAATATGGAGAGGGCGTTACGGTTCTCTCCGAATGCCTTTTAAAGTTTTTACAAACCAAATTATTTAATGTATTGGTAATTACCGTACCTGAAAAAGATATTTCTACTGTAAATAATTTAATTTTTAATGATAAAAGAATTGAAGAAGAATTGGCAGGAAGACAAACAAAAATAATCCTCACTTCCGGTGCCGATACAAGACAAGCTTCAGTCTTCAACGCACTTATAAAACTGGAAGAGATTAAAGAAAAATATCAAGAAGATTTTAAATATGTTTTAATCCATGACGGAGCCCGCCCATGGATCAGCCCTGAACTTATAAAAGGCATTTGTTCTTCAGTAAAAAAACATGAAGCGGTAATTCCAGGTTATCAAGCCGTTGATACGCAAAAAATCGCCGACAAATCCGGAAAAATAACCCAACATCTTAAAAGAAGCTCCGTATATTCGGTACAAACCCCTCAAGGCTTTAACTTTGAAAAAATCCTGTCTGCCCACAAAAATGCCGCCGATAACGAAAAAGACTATACCGACGATAGTGAGATTTATGCAGAATTTGCCGGAGATGTTTTTATCTGCACGGGAGAAGTATCCAACAAAAAAATAACCTTTAAGGAAGATATAAAATGA
- a CDS encoding HAD family hydrolase, whose product MKYGISAIAFDIDGTLYPSWRFNLRIIPFLLKHFNFMSAFNKTRKDIRLWQKKNPDKVLSNFFDFQAGILAKHAGRNKEDVKNFLETEVYEGWKRRFARIKPYFFVRESIEEFKRCGLKIALLSDFLPEQKNDVWGILPLCDAAFGTEAIGALKPSPLPFKRLAEALDLPCDKILYVGNNLRYDVAGAKAAGMHTACIKSRLFILLKKVFAQKDNEKPDIYFSNYRQLLKFVI is encoded by the coding sequence ATGAAGTACGGTATTTCTGCTATAGCATTTGACATTGACGGTACGCTTTATCCTTCATGGCGCTTTAATTTACGTATAATTCCTTTTCTTTTAAAGCACTTTAATTTTATGTCTGCTTTTAACAAGACCCGAAAAGATATAAGGCTTTGGCAGAAAAAGAATCCCGATAAAGTTTTAAGCAACTTTTTTGATTTTCAAGCCGGAATCTTGGCAAAACACGCAGGAAGAAATAAGGAAGATGTTAAAAATTTTTTGGAAACGGAAGTTTATGAGGGCTGGAAAAGACGTTTTGCAAGGATAAAACCTTACTTTTTTGTAAGGGAATCTATAGAGGAATTTAAAAGATGCGGGCTCAAAATAGCCCTTCTTTCGGACTTTTTACCGGAACAAAAAAATGATGTATGGGGGATTTTACCCCTTTGTGATGCTGCTTTCGGGACAGAGGCTATAGGGGCATTAAAACCTTCTCCTCTCCCCTTTAAAAGGTTGGCGGAAGCCCTTGATCTGCCTTGCGATAAGATTCTCTATGTAGGAAATAACCTCAGATACGATGTTGCAGGGGCCAAGGCAGCAGGAATGCATACTGCCTGCATAAAGAGCAGGTTATTTATCTTACTTAAAAAGGTTTTTGCTCAAAAAGATAATGAAAAACCGGATATTTATTTTTCAAACTATCGCCAATTATTGAAATTTGTGATATAA